A single genomic interval of Stenotrophomonas bentonitica harbors:
- the hemP gene encoding hemin uptake protein HemP, whose product MNTQAAVLLRPETLTLRDRPVRAVPAEEVIDSEALLKGRREILIQHGDRFYRLRHTSNDKLILTK is encoded by the coding sequence ATGAACACTCAAGCCGCTGTACTGCTGCGCCCCGAAACCCTGACCCTGCGCGACCGCCCGGTCCGCGCGGTCCCGGCCGAAGAAGTGATCGACAGCGAGGCCCTGCTCAAGGGTCGCCGCGAAATCCTGATCCAGCACGGCGACCGCTTCTATCGCCTGCGCCACACCAGCAACGACAAGCTGATCCTCACCAAATAA
- the metK gene encoding methionine adenosyltransferase codes for MSSYLFTSESVSEGHPDKIADQISDAVLDAILAQDQRARVACETMVKTGVAIVAGEITTSAWIDLEAVTRKVILDIGYDSSDVGFDGATCGVLNLIGKQSPHIAQGVDRKKPEEMGAGDQGLMFGYATNETDSYMPAAIHLSHRLVEQQAKIRKKRNSALSWLRPDAKSQVTLRYENGEVAAIDAVVLSTQHAPGIKQKDLIEAVREEIIKPVLPAKWLHKGTKFHINPTGKFEIGGPVGDCGLTGRKIIVDTYGGWARHGGGAFSGKDPSKVDRSAAYAARYVAKNVVAAGLADRCEVQVSYAIGVAEPTSISVTTFGTGKISDDKIEKLIRKHFDLRPYGIIKMLDLIHPMYQQTAAYGHFGRKPKDFSYLNGAGETVNATAFSWEKTDRAAALRADAKLK; via the coding sequence ATGTCCAGCTACCTGTTCACCTCCGAATCGGTCTCCGAAGGCCATCCGGACAAGATTGCCGACCAGATTTCCGATGCGGTGCTGGACGCGATCCTTGCCCAGGACCAGCGCGCCCGCGTCGCCTGCGAAACCATGGTCAAGACCGGCGTGGCGATCGTGGCCGGTGAAATCACCACCTCCGCCTGGATCGACCTGGAAGCGGTCACCCGCAAGGTGATCCTGGACATCGGCTATGACAGCTCCGACGTCGGCTTCGACGGCGCCACCTGCGGCGTGCTGAACCTGATCGGCAAGCAGTCGCCGCACATCGCCCAGGGCGTGGACCGCAAGAAGCCCGAAGAAATGGGCGCTGGCGACCAGGGCCTGATGTTCGGCTATGCCACCAACGAGACCGACAGCTACATGCCGGCCGCGATCCACCTGTCGCACCGCCTGGTCGAGCAGCAGGCCAAGATCCGCAAGAAGCGCAACTCGGCGCTGTCGTGGCTGCGCCCGGACGCCAAGAGCCAGGTCACCCTGCGCTATGAAAACGGCGAAGTGGCCGCCATCGACGCTGTGGTCCTGTCGACCCAGCACGCCCCGGGGATCAAGCAGAAGGACCTGATCGAGGCCGTCCGCGAAGAGATCATCAAGCCGGTGCTGCCGGCCAAGTGGCTGCACAAGGGCACCAAGTTCCACATCAACCCGACCGGCAAGTTCGAGATCGGCGGCCCGGTGGGCGACTGCGGCCTGACCGGCCGCAAGATCATCGTCGACACCTACGGCGGCTGGGCCCGTCACGGTGGTGGCGCGTTCTCGGGCAAGGATCCGTCCAAGGTCGACCGTTCGGCCGCCTACGCGGCCCGTTACGTGGCCAAGAACGTCGTGGCTGCCGGCCTGGCCGACCGTTGCGAAGTGCAGGTCTCCTACGCCATCGGCGTGGCCGAGCCGACCTCGATCTCGGTCACCACCTTCGGCACCGGCAAGATCAGCGATGACAAGATCGAGAAGCTGATCCGCAAGCACTTCGACCTGCGCCCGTACGGCATCATCAAGATGCTGGACCTGATCCACCCGATGTACCAGCAGACCGCAGCCTACGGTCACTTCGGCCGCAAGCCGAAGGACTTCAGCTACCTCAACGGTGCCGGTGAGACGGTCAACGCCACGGCCTTCTCCTGGGAGAAGACCGACCGCGCCGCCGCCCTGCGTGCGGATGCAAAACTGAAGTGA
- a CDS encoding methyltransferase domain-containing protein — translation MTPIAAPTYLHGFSNTEQHRLVTQARLLESTIFNSIDYSGAQRLLEVGSGVGAQTEILLRRFPDLHVTGIDLSDAQLATARQNLEKTPWCSERYSLLQGDAGNLPFGAREFDSAFLCWVLEHVPSPARVLSEVRRVLVPGSPVYVTEVMNASFLLDPYSPHIWRYWMAFNDFQYDHGGDPFVGAKLGNLLLAGGFRDVHTEIKTIHLDNREPARRKTMIAFWEQLLLSAADPLLEAGLVDQETVDGMRREFSLVQNDPNAVFFFSFVQARATVY, via the coding sequence ATGACCCCGATTGCCGCCCCCACCTACCTCCACGGCTTCTCCAACACCGAACAGCACCGCCTCGTCACCCAGGCCCGCCTGCTCGAATCCACTATCTTCAACAGCATCGACTACAGCGGCGCCCAGCGCCTGCTCGAAGTCGGCAGCGGCGTCGGCGCCCAAACCGAAATCCTCCTGCGCCGCTTCCCCGACCTGCACGTCACCGGCATCGACCTCAGCGACGCCCAGCTTGCCACCGCCCGCCAGAACCTCGAAAAGACCCCCTGGTGCAGCGAGCGCTACAGCCTCCTCCAGGGCGACGCCGGCAACCTCCCGTTCGGCGCCCGCGAATTCGACTCCGCCTTCCTCTGCTGGGTGCTCGAACACGTGCCCTCGCCCGCCCGCGTGCTCAGCGAAGTGCGCCGCGTGCTCGTGCCCGGCTCCCCCGTGTACGTCACCGAAGTCATGAACGCCTCGTTCCTGCTCGACCCGTACTCCCCGCATATCTGGCGCTACTGGATGGCCTTCAATGACTTCCAGTACGACCACGGCGGCGACCCCTTCGTCGGCGCCAAGCTCGGCAACCTGCTGCTCGCCGGCGGCTTCCGCGACGTGCATACCGAAATCAAGACCATCCACCTCGACAACCGCGAACCGGCCCGGCGCAAGACCATGATCGCGTTCTGGGAACAGCTGCTGCTGTCGGCTGCGGATCCGTTGCTGGAAGCCGGGCTGGTCGACCAGGAGACCGTGGATGGGATGCGCCGCGAGTTCTCGCTGGTGCAGAACGATCCGAATGCCGTGTTCTTCTTCTCGTTCGTGCAGGCGCGCGCCACCGTGTATTGA
- a CDS encoding potassium channel beta subunit family protein, whose translation MHYRRLGSSGLKLSALSFGAWVTFGDQIGRDEARNLVACAWDNGINFFDNAEGYARGRAEQVMGDVIADLRLPRDGFCVSSKVFFGAVDDPRPTQHGLSRKHVTDACHAALKRLRVDYLDLYYCHRPDLDTPIGETVRAMDTLIQQGKVLYWGTSEWSAAQIQEAVDFARAHNLHLPTMEQPQYNLLHRERVEREYAPLYADPGLGTTIFSPLASGLLSGKYNSGFDPDSRLGQGQMGWLKDLVLGDAAEQRLDRVRAYTALANEMGHAPAQLAIAWCLRNPNVSSVILGASRVSQLEQNLGALDLLEQVSEADWARIEAIFAAY comes from the coding sequence ATGCACTACCGCCGCCTGGGCTCGTCCGGCCTGAAGCTGTCGGCCCTCTCGTTCGGGGCCTGGGTCACCTTCGGCGACCAGATCGGCCGTGACGAGGCCCGCAACCTGGTCGCCTGCGCCTGGGACAACGGGATCAACTTCTTCGACAATGCCGAGGGCTATGCGCGCGGCCGCGCCGAGCAGGTGATGGGCGATGTGATCGCCGACCTGCGCCTGCCGCGCGACGGGTTCTGCGTGTCCAGCAAGGTGTTCTTCGGCGCGGTGGACGACCCCCGGCCGACCCAGCATGGACTGTCGCGCAAGCACGTGACCGACGCCTGCCATGCCGCGCTCAAGCGCCTGCGGGTGGACTACCTGGACCTGTATTACTGCCACCGGCCGGACCTGGACACGCCGATCGGCGAGACGGTGCGGGCGATGGACACGCTGATCCAGCAGGGCAAGGTGCTGTACTGGGGCACCTCGGAATGGTCGGCCGCGCAGATCCAGGAGGCGGTGGACTTCGCCCGCGCCCACAACCTGCACCTGCCGACCATGGAGCAGCCGCAGTACAACCTGCTGCACCGCGAACGGGTCGAGCGCGAGTACGCGCCGCTGTATGCCGACCCGGGCCTGGGCACCACGATCTTCTCGCCGCTGGCCTCGGGCCTGCTCAGCGGCAAGTACAACAGCGGGTTCGATCCCGACTCGCGGCTGGGGCAGGGCCAGATGGGCTGGCTGAAGGACCTGGTGCTGGGCGATGCGGCCGAGCAGCGGCTGGACAGGGTGCGCGCCTACACCGCGCTGGCCAATGAGATGGGCCACGCCCCGGCGCAGCTGGCGATCGCCTGGTGCCTGCGCAACCCGAACGTCTCCAGCGTGATCCTCGGCGCCAGCCGGGTGAGCCAGCTGGAGCAGAACCTGGGCGCGCTGGACCTGCTGGAGCAGGTCTCAGAAGCAGACTGGGCCAGGATCGAGGCCATCTTCGCGGCGTATTGA
- a CDS encoding TonB-dependent hemoglobin/transferrin/lactoferrin family receptor: MNRPTALSLAVWLALPFAAHAAAPASPDADAAARDFDRVQVTATRTERALSDVAATVDVIDREQLDNHLVRDIKDLVRYEPGISVTSSPARFGLGGFRIRGLDGNRVLIQTDGIAMPKAFDIGSFADANRNFTDLETLKRVEIVRGPASALYGSDALGGVVAFVTKDPSDYLTDGKNSYIGLKFGYDGEWNGLLGSATAAFGGDRWSGMVNVNHRQGQETESMGEVRSNDRTRTAANPQDRDGRSVLSKLVYAPSEDQRFRLTVEGNEDSVDTDVLSAIDHTTTTGMQARDHQTRARVSFAHEMDNVGAGFADSLSWQLYRQDSETTQRTDEARANRSTRHREFNFDQRVYGLQAAFHKALQTGSVEHALTYGFDGTWTETRQKRDGYQVLANGQVSTTILPDAFPVRDFPISKTTELGLYVQDEMRFADGRFSLVPGVRVDHYELRPDVDPIFAADNPGMAVSDLTKTSVSPKLGMVWRFADDWSLFAGYSHGFRSPPYDDVNLGFTNVMFGYTALPNPDLKPETSDGLELGVRFLSPAAYVSLSGYYNDYKDFIESQRQVGVNAQGLIVFQSQNIADAEIYGAELKAGVDFGELSAAMAGWSLNGAVAWSRGTDKTADVPLASIDPLRGTLGVAYDRDSWGVELAGSFAQRKDRMPTPTAFRPAGYGVLDLMAHWDFAPGAKINVGVFNLGDRKYIDYSSITSSLATNSTVTDRYTNPGRNVSASLAISW; encoded by the coding sequence ATGAACCGTCCGACCGCCCTGAGTCTTGCTGTCTGGCTTGCGCTGCCTTTCGCCGCGCATGCCGCCGCCCCCGCCAGCCCCGACGCCGACGCCGCCGCGCGCGACTTCGACCGCGTGCAGGTCACCGCCACCCGCACCGAACGCGCGCTCAGCGACGTCGCCGCCACGGTGGACGTGATCGACCGCGAGCAGCTGGACAACCACCTGGTGCGCGACATCAAGGACCTGGTGCGTTACGAGCCGGGTATCTCGGTCACCAGCAGCCCGGCCCGCTTCGGCCTGGGCGGCTTCCGCATCCGCGGCCTGGACGGCAACCGCGTGCTGATCCAGACCGACGGCATCGCCATGCCCAAGGCCTTCGACATCGGCAGCTTCGCCGACGCCAACCGCAACTTCACCGACCTGGAAACCCTCAAGCGGGTCGAGATCGTGCGGGGTCCGGCCAGTGCGCTGTATGGCTCGGACGCGCTCGGCGGGGTGGTGGCGTTCGTCACCAAGGACCCGTCCGATTACCTCACCGACGGCAAGAACAGCTACATCGGCCTGAAGTTCGGCTACGACGGCGAATGGAACGGCCTGCTCGGCAGCGCCACCGCCGCGTTCGGTGGCGACCGCTGGAGCGGCATGGTCAACGTCAACCATCGCCAGGGCCAGGAAACCGAAAGCATGGGCGAGGTGCGCAGCAACGACCGCACCCGCACCGCCGCCAATCCGCAGGATCGCGATGGCCGCAGCGTGCTCAGCAAGCTGGTGTATGCGCCCAGCGAGGACCAGCGCTTCCGCCTGACCGTGGAAGGCAACGAAGACAGCGTGGATACCGACGTGCTGTCGGCGATCGACCACACCACCACCACCGGCATGCAGGCGCGCGACCACCAGACCCGTGCGCGGGTGTCGTTCGCCCACGAGATGGACAACGTCGGTGCCGGCTTCGCCGACAGCCTGTCCTGGCAGCTGTACCGGCAGGACAGCGAAACCACCCAGCGCACCGACGAGGCGCGCGCCAACCGCAGCACCCGCCACCGCGAGTTCAACTTCGACCAGCGCGTGTACGGCCTGCAGGCCGCCTTCCACAAGGCGCTGCAGACCGGCAGCGTGGAGCACGCGCTGACCTACGGGTTCGACGGCACCTGGACCGAAACGCGGCAGAAGCGCGACGGCTACCAGGTCCTGGCCAACGGCCAGGTCAGCACCACGATCCTGCCCGACGCGTTCCCGGTCCGCGATTTCCCGATCAGCAAGACCACCGAGCTGGGCCTCTACGTACAGGATGAAATGCGGTTCGCCGATGGCCGCTTCTCGCTGGTGCCCGGCGTGCGCGTGGACCACTACGAACTGCGCCCCGACGTGGACCCGATCTTCGCGGCCGACAACCCCGGCATGGCGGTATCGGACCTGACCAAGACCAGCGTCTCGCCGAAGCTCGGCATGGTCTGGCGCTTCGCCGATGACTGGTCGCTGTTTGCCGGTTACTCGCACGGCTTCCGCTCGCCGCCGTACGACGACGTCAACCTGGGCTTCACCAACGTGATGTTCGGTTACACCGCGCTTCCCAACCCGGACCTCAAGCCGGAAACCAGCGACGGGCTGGAACTCGGCGTGCGCTTCCTGAGCCCGGCTGCGTACGTGAGCCTGAGCGGCTACTACAACGACTACAAGGACTTCATCGAGTCGCAGCGCCAGGTCGGCGTCAACGCGCAGGGCCTGATCGTGTTCCAGTCGCAGAACATCGCCGACGCGGAGATCTACGGCGCAGAACTGAAGGCCGGGGTCGACTTCGGCGAGCTCAGCGCGGCGATGGCCGGCTGGTCGTTGAACGGCGCAGTGGCCTGGTCGCGCGGCACCGACAAGACCGCCGACGTGCCGCTGGCCTCGATCGACCCGCTGCGCGGCACGCTGGGCGTGGCCTACGACCGCGACAGCTGGGGCGTTGAACTGGCCGGCAGCTTCGCCCAGCGCAAGGACCGCATGCCCACCCCCACCGCGTTCCGCCCGGCCGGGTATGGCGTGCTGGACCTGATGGCGCACTGGGACTTCGCGCCGGGCGCGAAGATCAACGTCGGCGTGTTCAACCTCGGCGACCGCAAGTACATCGACTACTCCTCGATCACCTCGTCGCTGGCCACCAACAGCACGGTGACCGACCGCTACACCAACCCTGGCCGGAACGTGTCGGCCAGCCTCGCCATCAGCTGGTAG
- the dusB gene encoding tRNA dihydrouridine synthase DusB, which yields MQIGPYNIQPNVVLAPMAGVTDKPFRLLCKQLGAGLAASEMTISDPRFWNTRKSLHRMDHAGEPDPISVQIAGTEPQQLADAARYNVDHGAQIIDINMGCPAKKVCNAWAGSALMRDEDLVARILSAVVSAVDVPVTLKIRTGWDCDHRNGPRIAHIAEDSGIAALAVHGRTRDQHYTGTAEYETIAAIKAALRIPVIANGDIDSPQKAAHVLAQTGVDAVMIGRAAQGRPWIFREVAHYLATGTLLPPPGIEEVRDILLGHLHALHAFYGDPQGVRIARKHLGWYAKDRPENAAFRAVVNRAEDPAGQIALTTDYFNALAAGEPLSSAA from the coding sequence ATGCAGATCGGTCCCTACAACATCCAGCCCAATGTCGTGCTCGCCCCCATGGCCGGCGTCACCGACAAACCGTTCCGCCTGCTGTGCAAACAGCTCGGCGCCGGCCTCGCTGCGTCTGAAATGACCATCTCCGATCCCCGCTTCTGGAACACCCGCAAGTCCCTGCACCGCATGGACCACGCCGGCGAACCCGACCCCATCAGCGTCCAGATCGCCGGCACCGAACCCCAGCAGCTCGCCGACGCCGCCCGCTACAACGTCGACCACGGCGCCCAGATCATCGACATCAACATGGGCTGCCCCGCCAAGAAGGTCTGCAACGCCTGGGCCGGCTCCGCCCTCATGCGCGACGAAGACCTCGTCGCCCGCATCCTCAGCGCCGTCGTCAGCGCCGTCGACGTCCCCGTCACCCTCAAGATCCGCACCGGCTGGGACTGCGACCACCGCAACGGCCCCCGCATCGCCCATATCGCCGAAGACAGCGGCATCGCCGCCCTCGCCGTGCACGGTCGCACCCGCGACCAGCACTACACCGGCACCGCCGAATACGAAACCATCGCCGCCATCAAGGCCGCCCTGCGCATCCCCGTCATCGCCAACGGCGACATCGACTCCCCGCAGAAAGCCGCCCACGTCCTCGCCCAGACCGGCGTCGACGCCGTCATGATCGGCCGCGCCGCCCAGGGCCGCCCCTGGATTTTCCGCGAAGTCGCCCACTACCTCGCCACCGGCACCCTCCTGCCCCCGCCCGGCATCGAAGAAGTCCGCGACATCCTGCTCGGCCACCTGCATGCCCTGCACGCCTTCTACGGCGACCCCCAGGGCGTGCGCATCGCCCGCAAGCACCTCGGCTGGTACGCCAAGGACCGCCCCGAGAATGCCGCCTTCCGCGCCGTCGTCAACCGCGCCGAAGACCCCGCCGGCCAGATCGCCCTCACCACCGACTACTTCAACGCCCTTGCCGCCGGCGAACCCCTGTCGTCCGCCGCCTGA
- a CDS encoding NupC/NupG family nucleoside CNT transporter, producing MVEGLGRIGFGLFGLAVLIGIAWLFSNNKRAVDWRLVLTGIVLQVAFAAIVLLAPGGRDVFDALGKGFVKILSFVNEGSGFIFGSLMDTSRFGFIFAFQVLPTIIFFSALMGVMYHLNVMQQIVKGMAWAITKVMRVSGAETTSVCASVFIGQTEAPLTVRPYIAKMTQSELITMMIGGMAHIAGGVLAAYVGMLGGSDPVQQAFYAKHLLAASIMAAPATLVVAKLLVPETGTPLTRGTVKMEVEKTSSNIIDAAAAGAGDGLKLALNIGAMLLAFIALIALLNAPLTWFGEVTGLQAMIGRPTDLSTIFGYLLAPIAWVIGTPWADATTVGSLIGQKVVINEFVAYSKLSEIVNGQVPGVSLSAEGRLIATYALCGFANFSSIAIQIGGIGGLAPERRHDLARFGLRAVLGGTIATFMTATIAGVLTHFS from the coding sequence ATGGTCGAAGGTTTGGGCAGGATTGGCTTCGGCCTCTTTGGGTTGGCAGTGCTGATCGGCATTGCCTGGTTGTTCTCGAACAACAAGCGCGCCGTCGACTGGCGCCTGGTGCTGACCGGCATCGTGCTGCAGGTCGCGTTCGCCGCCATCGTGCTGCTGGCACCGGGTGGCCGCGACGTGTTCGACGCGCTGGGCAAGGGCTTCGTCAAGATCCTGAGCTTCGTCAACGAAGGCTCCGGCTTCATCTTCGGCAGCCTGATGGACACCAGCAGGTTCGGTTTCATCTTCGCCTTCCAGGTGCTGCCGACCATCATCTTCTTCTCCGCGCTGATGGGGGTCATGTACCACCTCAACGTGATGCAGCAGATCGTCAAGGGCATGGCCTGGGCGATCACCAAGGTCATGCGCGTGTCCGGCGCCGAAACCACCAGCGTCTGCGCCAGCGTGTTCATCGGCCAGACCGAAGCCCCGCTGACCGTGCGCCCGTACATCGCGAAGATGACCCAGTCCGAACTGATCACCATGATGATCGGCGGCATGGCCCACATCGCCGGCGGCGTGCTCGCCGCCTACGTCGGCATGCTCGGCGGCAGCGACCCCGTGCAGCAGGCCTTCTACGCCAAACACCTGCTGGCCGCCAGCATCATGGCCGCCCCGGCCACCCTGGTCGTGGCCAAGCTGCTGGTGCCCGAGACCGGCACCCCGCTGACCCGTGGCACGGTGAAGATGGAAGTCGAAAAGACCTCCAGCAACATCATCGACGCCGCCGCCGCCGGTGCCGGCGACGGCCTCAAGCTGGCCCTGAACATCGGCGCCATGCTGCTGGCCTTCATCGCCCTGATCGCCCTGCTCAATGCCCCGCTGACCTGGTTCGGCGAAGTCACCGGCCTGCAGGCCATGATCGGCCGCCCGACCGACCTCTCCACCATCTTCGGCTACCTGCTCGCCCCGATCGCCTGGGTGATCGGCACCCCGTGGGCGGATGCCACCACCGTCGGCTCGCTGATCGGCCAGAAGGTCGTCATCAACGAATTCGTTGCCTATTCCAAGCTCTCGGAAATCGTCAACGGCCAGGTCCCCGGCGTGTCGCTCTCGGCCGAAGGCCGCCTGATCGCCACCTACGCCCTGTGCGGCTTCGCCAATTTCAGCTCGATCGCCATCCAGATCGGTGGTATTGGTGGTCTGGCCCCGGAACGCCGCCACGACCTGGCCAGGTTCGGCCTGCGCGCCGTGCTCGGCGGTACCATCGCCACCTTCATGACGGCCACCATCGCCGGCGTGCTGACGCATTTCAGCTGA
- a CDS encoding ribokinase, with protein MSSSVVVVGSFNVDHVWRCESLPAPGATIAGRYSTGPGGKGFNQAVAARRAGAPTTFLCALGDDAGGAMARGLADQDGFALSAEASTEPTGTGGIYVDARGRNTIVIGPGANAALSTAYIEQQRSLLGGAKVVLAQLESPVETIEAALAIARDAGVTTVLNAAPADAPSSIGLLKLADILTPNETEFAALLGRHVGERIDADDVAALDGASLHALCRKLVGNGTVVVTLGAVGVFVSHAEETLRGDTQPYYRVGAEQVQVADTTGAGDAFNGALVASLAQDPDAAFARHVRFANQFAGKSTEKEGAAVAMPHFTPADV; from the coding sequence ATGAGTAGCAGTGTCGTCGTTGTCGGTTCCTTCAACGTGGATCATGTCTGGCGTTGCGAGTCGCTCCCGGCCCCGGGCGCGACCATTGCCGGCCGCTACAGCACCGGCCCCGGCGGCAAGGGCTTCAACCAGGCCGTGGCCGCCCGCCGCGCCGGCGCCCCGACCACCTTCCTGTGCGCCCTCGGCGATGACGCCGGCGGCGCCATGGCGCGTGGCCTGGCCGACCAGGACGGCTTCGCCCTCAGCGCCGAAGCCAGCACCGAGCCCACCGGCACCGGCGGCATCTACGTCGATGCCCGCGGCCGCAACACCATCGTGATCGGCCCCGGCGCCAACGCCGCCCTCAGCACCGCCTACATCGAACAGCAGCGCAGCCTGCTCGGCGGCGCCAAGGTGGTCCTGGCCCAGCTCGAGTCCCCGGTCGAAACCATCGAAGCCGCCCTGGCCATCGCCCGCGACGCCGGCGTCACCACCGTGCTCAACGCCGCCCCCGCCGACGCACCCTCCAGCATCGGCCTGCTCAAGCTCGCCGACATCCTCACCCCCAACGAAACCGAGTTCGCCGCCCTGCTCGGCCGCCACGTCGGCGAGCGCATCGACGCCGACGACGTCGCCGCCCTCGACGGCGCCAGCCTGCATGCCCTGTGCCGCAAGCTGGTCGGCAACGGCACCGTCGTGGTCACCCTCGGCGCCGTCGGCGTATTCGTCTCCCACGCAGAAGAAACCCTGCGCGGCGACACCCAGCCCTACTACCGCGTAGGCGCCGAGCAGGTCCAGGTGGCAGACACCACCGGCGCCGGCGACGCCTTCAACGGCGCCCTGGTCGCCTCCCTCGCCCAGGACCCCGACGCAGCATTCGCCCGCCACGTCCGCTTCGCGAACCAGTTCGCCGGCAAGTCCACCGAAAAGGAAGGCGCAGCAGTAGCCATGCCGCACTTCACGCCGGCAGATGTGTAA
- a CDS encoding acyl-CoA thioesterase, which produces MPDEIKSHQLTMTVLMAPEMANFSGKVHGGAILRLLDQVAYACASRYAGRYVVTLSVDQVTFREPIAVGELVTFLASVNYTGTSSMEVGVKVVAEDILKRSVRHANSCFFTMVAVDDDGRPTPVPPLELESSNQRRRNAAALLRRQLRAEMEQRQRELLASNPPTAE; this is translated from the coding sequence ATGCCCGACGAAATCAAATCCCACCAGCTCACCATGACCGTGCTGATGGCACCGGAAATGGCCAACTTCTCCGGCAAGGTCCACGGCGGCGCGATCCTGCGCCTGCTCGACCAGGTCGCCTACGCCTGCGCCAGCCGCTATGCCGGCCGCTACGTGGTCACCCTCTCGGTGGACCAGGTGACCTTCCGCGAACCGATCGCGGTGGGTGAGCTGGTCACCTTTCTTGCCTCGGTGAACTACACCGGCACCTCGTCCATGGAAGTGGGGGTCAAGGTGGTGGCCGAGGACATCCTCAAGCGCAGCGTGCGGCATGCCAACAGCTGCTTCTTCACCATGGTCGCGGTGGATGACGACGGCCGGCCGACCCCGGTACCGCCGCTGGAGCTGGAGAGCAGCAACCAGCGGAGGCGGAATGCGGCGGCGTTGCTGCGCCGGCAGCTGCGGGCCGAGATGGAGCAAAGGCAGCGCGAGCTGCTCGCGTCAAACCCGCCGACAGCCGAGTAG
- a CDS encoding UDP-2,3-diacylglucosamine diphosphatase, which translates to MHDLEPRLQFRETAWWEGGPPAEHPAAAGRPVATPPAEDAPFPWRRTIFLSDVHLGARHCHAAELARFLFRLRCQRLYLVGDIVDLWWLAQRRASWGAAHSAVIEALHALRRAGTEIVYIPGNHDASLRQLCGLMLPAMRVRRRAIHTTADGRRLLVVHGDDYDGATHFGGLQERFGDWLYYRILTGNRLLNAVRGRLGLRYWSLSAFLKKRSSAAEAYIERFVHAGLADVRQRGLDGIVCGHIHRAALVERNGLVYANDGDWVESLTALAEDADGSLRLMDHHGQTVVQLVVARRASV; encoded by the coding sequence ATGCACGATCTCGAGCCGCGTCTGCAGTTCCGTGAAACCGCCTGGTGGGAGGGTGGTCCACCGGCCGAACATCCCGCCGCCGCCGGCCGCCCGGTCGCAACGCCGCCGGCGGAAGACGCCCCCTTTCCCTGGCGCCGGACCATCTTCCTGTCCGACGTGCATCTGGGCGCGCGCCACTGCCACGCGGCCGAGCTGGCCCGGTTCCTGTTCCGGCTGCGCTGCCAGCGCCTTTATCTGGTGGGCGACATCGTCGACCTGTGGTGGCTGGCGCAGCGCCGCGCCAGCTGGGGCGCGGCACACAGCGCGGTGATCGAGGCGCTGCACGCGCTGCGCCGGGCGGGAACCGAGATCGTGTACATCCCGGGCAACCACGACGCCTCCCTGCGCCAGCTGTGCGGGCTGATGCTGCCGGCGATGCGGGTGCGGCGCCGGGCCATCCACACCACGGCAGACGGGCGACGGCTGCTGGTGGTACACGGCGACGACTACGATGGGGCGACCCACTTCGGCGGGCTGCAGGAGCGCTTCGGCGACTGGCTGTACTACCGGATCCTCACCGGCAACCGGCTGCTCAATGCGGTACGGGGCCGGCTGGGCCTGCGCTACTGGTCGCTGTCGGCGTTCCTGAAGAAGCGCAGCAGCGCGGCCGAGGCCTACATCGAGCGGTTCGTGCATGCGGGCCTGGCGGATGTGCGCCAGCGTGGGCTGGACGGGATCGTGTGCGGGCACATCCATCGCGCGGCGCTGGTCGAGCGGAACGGGCTGGTCTACGCCAACGATGGGGATTGGGTGGAAAGCCTGACCGCGCTGGCGGAGGATGCGGATGGTTCCCTGCGGCTGATGGATCATCACGGGCAGACAGTGGTGCAGCTGGTGGTGGCGAGGCGGGCTTCGGTTTGA